A section of the Streptomyces sp. CG1 genome encodes:
- a CDS encoding ketose-bisphosphate aldolase — protein sequence MPLVPTDHITGPARAGCSGVGAFNVVQIEHAEAIVAGAEHAGLPVVLQISENTAKYHGGLTPLGLASLALARGSGVPVSVHLDHAESEALVHEAVELGFTSVMFDASKLPYEENLAATRKVAAHCHEAGVWVEAELGEVGGKDGAHTPGVRTGPREAQAFVAATGVDALAVAVGSSHAMLTRDAVLDFGLIARLRSAIDLPLVLHGSSGVSDEDLAKAVAAGMTKVNISTHLNKIFTGEVRARLTAAPQVADPRKYLGPARDAVAAEVARLLEVLAGH from the coding sequence ATGCCCCTCGTGCCCACTGACCACATCACCGGCCCCGCGCGCGCCGGATGCTCGGGCGTCGGCGCGTTCAACGTCGTACAGATCGAGCACGCAGAGGCCATCGTGGCAGGGGCCGAACACGCCGGCCTGCCGGTGGTGCTGCAGATCAGCGAGAACACCGCGAAGTACCACGGAGGGCTCACGCCCCTCGGTCTCGCGTCGCTTGCCTTGGCACGCGGGTCGGGCGTGCCGGTCTCCGTCCACCTCGACCACGCGGAGTCGGAAGCCCTCGTGCACGAAGCGGTCGAACTGGGCTTCACGTCCGTGATGTTCGACGCATCGAAGCTGCCCTACGAGGAGAACCTGGCGGCCACCCGGAAAGTCGCCGCGCACTGCCACGAGGCGGGTGTGTGGGTGGAGGCCGAACTGGGCGAGGTCGGCGGGAAGGACGGGGCGCACACGCCGGGGGTCCGCACCGGTCCCCGGGAGGCACAGGCGTTCGTAGCGGCGACCGGCGTGGACGCGCTGGCGGTGGCCGTCGGCAGTTCGCACGCGATGCTGACCCGCGACGCGGTCCTCGACTTCGGCCTCATCGCCCGCCTGCGCTCGGCCATCGACCTCCCGCTGGTGCTGCACGGCTCCTCGGGCGTGAGCGACGAGGATCTCGCCAAGGCCGTCGCGGCCGGCATGACCAAGGTGAACATCTCGACCCACCTGAACAAGATCTTCACCGGGGAGGTGCGTGCGCGGCTGACCGCAGCGCCGCAGGTCGCGGACCCGCGCAAGTACCTCGGCCCGGCCCGGGACGCCGTCGCGGCGGAGGTGGCGAGACTGCTGGAGGTGCTGGCCGGCCACTGA
- a CDS encoding RICIN domain-containing protein — protein MYTIAPGSCGAAVPAGQIQAAQPGFQQFAYCLDAHHGAGNGATVGLYPCTGNNNQQWQRRGDGLIASLGDSSLCVSGESTGLKLSPCNSGDPKQVWTYNRAGHLQANGLCADISGGALNDANAAVITSACGDHQPNQTWSAPFGTPPAP, from the coding sequence ATGTACACCATCGCCCCCGGAAGTTGCGGTGCGGCGGTCCCGGCCGGCCAGATCCAGGCCGCCCAGCCCGGCTTCCAACAGTTCGCCTACTGCCTCGACGCCCATCATGGCGCCGGCAACGGAGCCACCGTGGGTCTCTACCCCTGCACCGGCAACAACAACCAGCAGTGGCAACGCCGTGGCGACGGTCTGATCGCCTCCCTCGGCGACAGCAGCCTGTGCGTCTCCGGCGAGAGCACCGGCCTCAAGCTCTCCCCCTGCAACAGCGGTGATCCCAAGCAGGTCTGGACCTACAACCGCGCCGGTCACCTCCAGGCCAACGGCCTGTGCGCCGACATCTCCGGCGGCGCCCTCAACGATGCCAACGCCGCCGTCATCACCTCCGCTTGCGGCGACCATCAGCCCAACCAGACCTGGAGCGCCCCCTTCGGCACCCCGCCCGCTCCGTGA
- a CDS encoding carbohydrate ABC transporter permease: protein MSTHSSTSPDRAARSVRASRRSGFARLGPLPWIGPAVLLILLVVVWPVVEMVRTSFLRISISGFTRGSAGLDKYRKLFDESSLPSVLLATVIWTLVVVALTMVLSLALAQLFHQRFPGRRVTRWALIAPWAASVVMTAIGFKWMLNQTAGVLNTAMTDLGLIDGPKDWLGEPDTAWPWMMSVAVFVSLPFTTYTLLAGLQTVPEEVYEASRVDGSGTWQTYWRITLPLLRPAFLVGVVINLINVFNSFPIIWSMTHGGPGSDTSTSTVFMYQLKDSDIGESAAMSVVNFALVVIMVVAFLKASRWNEEES from the coding sequence GTGTCCACCCACTCGTCCACCTCGCCGGACCGCGCGGCCCGAAGCGTCCGAGCGTCCCGGCGCTCGGGGTTCGCCCGGCTCGGACCGCTGCCCTGGATCGGCCCCGCCGTCCTGCTCATCCTGCTGGTCGTCGTCTGGCCCGTCGTCGAGATGGTGCGGACCTCGTTCCTGCGCATCAGCATCAGCGGCTTCACCCGGGGCTCGGCCGGACTCGACAAGTACCGCAAGCTGTTCGACGAGTCCTCGCTCCCCTCCGTGCTCCTCGCCACCGTCATCTGGACCCTCGTCGTGGTCGCACTGACGATGGTGCTGTCGCTGGCACTGGCGCAGCTGTTCCACCAGAGGTTCCCGGGCCGGCGCGTCACCCGCTGGGCGCTGATCGCCCCGTGGGCCGCCTCGGTGGTCATGACGGCCATCGGTTTCAAGTGGATGCTGAACCAGACCGCCGGCGTCCTCAACACCGCCATGACCGACCTGGGCCTGATCGACGGGCCGAAGGACTGGCTCGGCGAGCCGGACACGGCCTGGCCGTGGATGATGTCCGTCGCGGTCTTCGTCTCCCTGCCGTTCACCACGTACACGTTGCTGGCCGGTCTGCAGACCGTGCCGGAGGAGGTGTACGAGGCGAGCCGTGTGGACGGCAGCGGCACCTGGCAGACCTACTGGCGGATCACCCTGCCTCTGCTGCGGCCGGCCTTCCTCGTGGGCGTGGTGATCAACCTGATCAACGTCTTCAACTCCTTCCCCATCATCTGGAGCATGACCCACGGTGGTCCGGGCAGCGACACATCCACCTCCACCGTCTTCATGTACCAGTTGAAGGACTCCGACATCGGCGAGTCCGCGGCCATGTCCGTCGTCAACTTCGCCCTTGTCGTGATCATGGTGGTCGCGTTCCTCAAAGCCAGCCGCTGGAACGAGGAGGAGAGCTGA
- a CDS encoding DeoR/GlpR family DNA-binding transcription regulator gives MAKHDRWSALMELLAAQGRLDVEEAAAALAVSGATIRRDLDELAEQQMLVRTRGGAVAHGVSYELPLRYKSSRHAPEKQRIAAAAAALVGEGEVVGLNGGTTTTEVARVLAMRMSSREGNGSGPALTVVTNALNIASELAVRPQIKLVLTGGVARPQTFELVGPLTTGVLNEVVLDVVMLGVDGVDLQMGIMAHQEDEASVSRLLAERAHRVVVVTDSSKLGQRAFARICGLERIDTLVTDAKVSKEMTDRLSEAGVKVLTA, from the coding sequence ATGGCCAAGCATGACCGCTGGAGCGCACTGATGGAGTTGCTGGCCGCGCAGGGGCGACTGGATGTGGAGGAGGCCGCTGCCGCCCTGGCTGTCTCCGGTGCGACCATCCGCAGGGACCTCGACGAACTCGCCGAGCAGCAGATGCTGGTGCGCACCCGTGGCGGTGCCGTCGCCCACGGGGTCTCCTACGAGCTGCCCCTGCGCTACAAGTCCTCCCGTCACGCGCCGGAGAAACAGCGCATCGCGGCCGCCGCCGCCGCTCTCGTCGGCGAGGGCGAGGTGGTCGGCCTGAACGGCGGTACGACTACGACCGAGGTTGCGCGCGTGCTCGCGATGCGGATGAGCAGCCGGGAGGGCAATGGCAGCGGGCCCGCCCTGACCGTGGTGACCAACGCGCTGAACATCGCGTCCGAACTTGCCGTGCGACCCCAGATCAAGCTCGTACTCACCGGGGGAGTCGCACGCCCGCAAACCTTCGAACTCGTCGGTCCGTTGACGACCGGAGTGCTCAACGAGGTCGTCCTCGACGTGGTGATGCTCGGGGTCGACGGCGTGGATCTGCAGATGGGCATCATGGCTCACCAGGAGGACGAGGCCAGCGTCAGCAGGCTCCTCGCGGAACGGGCCCACCGGGTCGTCGTCGTCACCGACTCCTCCAAACTCGGCCAGCGCGCCTTCGCTCGCATCTGCGGACTGGAGCGCATAGATACCCTGGTCACAGACGCCAAGGTGTCCAAGGAGATGACGGACCGGCTGTCGGAGGCAGGCGTCAAGGTGCTGACCGCCTGA
- a CDS encoding 1-phosphofructokinase family hexose kinase: MILTVTLNAALDVTYVVDALVPHSSHRVRTYYERAGGKGINVSSVLAALDVPTVVTGLMGGATGELIQDGLRRAGLRDELVPMWTESRRTVTIVSRADGDATVFNTPGAEVGPAVWAGFTARFAELVREATVVVLSGSLPPGLPADAYATLVRLSSQAGTATVLDTSGPALLAALPAGPTLIKPNAAELTEATGEQDVAGAAEALRRLGARTVVASRGTEGLYVATPRGTWQAAPPRPVSGNPTGAGDACVAALAAGLHYGTPWQQTLAEAVALSAAAVACPTAGQVDKAVYEEFRTTVTVERAHAPRAH, translated from the coding sequence GTGATCCTCACCGTGACTCTGAACGCGGCACTGGACGTCACCTATGTCGTCGACGCGCTGGTACCGCACTCCTCCCACCGGGTGCGCACCTACTACGAGCGCGCCGGCGGCAAAGGCATCAATGTGTCCTCCGTGCTGGCTGCGCTCGACGTACCGACGGTCGTCACCGGGCTCATGGGTGGCGCCACCGGCGAACTGATCCAGGACGGGCTGCGGAGGGCAGGCCTGCGCGACGAACTGGTACCCATGTGGACCGAATCACGTCGCACAGTCACCATCGTGTCGCGCGCCGACGGCGACGCCACCGTCTTCAACACCCCCGGCGCGGAGGTCGGTCCCGCTGTCTGGGCGGGATTCACCGCCCGGTTCGCCGAGTTGGTGCGCGAGGCGACCGTGGTCGTCCTGTCCGGGAGTCTGCCGCCGGGGCTGCCGGCAGACGCCTATGCCACGCTCGTGCGCCTGAGCAGCCAGGCCGGGACCGCGACCGTGCTGGACACCAGTGGCCCGGCGCTCCTGGCGGCGCTGCCCGCCGGCCCCACCCTGATCAAGCCGAACGCGGCGGAACTCACCGAGGCCACCGGCGAGCAGGACGTGGCCGGCGCAGCCGAGGCACTGCGCCGCCTGGGCGCCCGCACCGTCGTCGCCTCGCGGGGAACCGAGGGCTTGTACGTGGCTACTCCGCGGGGAACATGGCAGGCCGCTCCCCCGCGCCCGGTGTCCGGCAACCCGACGGGCGCCGGGGACGCCTGCGTCGCGGCCCTGGCCGCCGGACTGCACTACGGGACGCCCTGGCAGCAGACCCTGGCGGAGGCGGTGGCCCTGTCGGCGGCCGCGGTCGCCTGCCCGACGGCCGGACAGGTCGACAAGGCCGTCTACGAGGAATTCCGTACCACCGTCACCGTGGAGAGAGCCCATGCCCCTCGTGCCCACTGA
- a CDS encoding ROK family protein produces MPDRPVPADCVIALDVGGTTMKGAVLDRTLTPLATLHGPTPRHAGPDAVVAAITAALSGLTDRATALGRTVRQVAAAVPGIVDETAGLAVHAANLGWSNLPLAHQLTEALGLPVVLGHDVRAGGLAEYQVGAARGITDFVFVPVGTGIAAAIVRDGRPLRGLGHAGELGHVVVDPKGRPCACGSWGCLETVASAAAIAAAYTERTGHHVHGAAEVAERVTRRDPVAVAVWDEAVQALASALAVVSTVLAPERIVVGGGLAEAGNLLLAPLRTHLEERLTFQLRPSVVPAELGDRAGCLGAGLLAWQAVGHGPSAVSGRTGQRSEAMAP; encoded by the coding sequence ATGCCTGACCGGCCGGTTCCGGCCGACTGCGTGATCGCACTCGACGTCGGCGGCACGACCATGAAGGGCGCGGTGCTGGACCGTACCCTCACACCGCTGGCCACCCTGCACGGCCCGACGCCTCGGCACGCCGGTCCCGACGCAGTGGTGGCCGCGATCACCGCCGCGTTGTCCGGGCTCACGGACCGCGCGACGGCCCTCGGACGCACTGTCCGGCAGGTGGCGGCAGCCGTACCCGGCATTGTCGACGAGACCGCCGGCCTCGCCGTGCACGCCGCCAACCTCGGCTGGTCGAACCTGCCGCTGGCACATCAGCTCACCGAGGCCCTGGGGCTGCCGGTCGTCCTGGGCCATGATGTGCGGGCCGGGGGGCTCGCCGAGTACCAGGTGGGCGCCGCGCGCGGGATCACGGACTTCGTGTTCGTACCGGTCGGCACCGGCATCGCCGCCGCCATCGTCCGCGACGGCCGGCCGCTGCGAGGCCTTGGACACGCGGGCGAGCTCGGCCATGTCGTCGTCGATCCGAAAGGTCGCCCCTGCGCGTGCGGTTCATGGGGCTGTCTGGAGACCGTCGCCTCCGCCGCGGCGATCGCGGCTGCGTACACCGAGCGCACCGGGCACCACGTCCACGGGGCCGCCGAGGTGGCGGAGCGGGTCACGAGGCGGGACCCGGTGGCGGTGGCCGTGTGGGACGAGGCCGTCCAGGCGCTCGCCTCTGCTCTCGCCGTGGTCAGCACGGTCCTCGCCCCCGAACGGATCGTCGTCGGCGGAGGTCTGGCCGAGGCCGGGAACCTGCTGCTGGCCCCCCTGCGGACGCACCTGGAGGAGCGCCTGACGTTCCAGCTGCGGCCCTCGGTGGTCCCTGCCGAGCTGGGCGACCGGGCCGGCTGCCTGGGTGCCGGCCTCCTCGCATGGCAGGCCGTCGGCCACGGACCGTCCGCCGTCTCCGGCCGGACGGGACAGCGATCGGAGGCCATGGCACCGTGA
- a CDS encoding SIS domain-containing protein, producing MSVQDASLTSAEIASQPGVWRQAAAAGVSLSQGLPRRGERVAVIGCGTSWFMAHAYARLRETGGHGETDAFAASEFPGHRSYDRVLTITRSGTTTEVLEVLGALKGNVATCALTADPATPVLHVAGTVTVLDYADEESVVQTRFATSALVLLRAHLEAEGALSVGVRPVADAIADAETALAEPLGEELTGGGQFTFLGTGWTYGLALEAALKMREAAGAWTESYPAMEYRHGPISISGPGRATWVFGPVPKGLAEDVEHVGGTFVARSGDAAGDIDPLADLVRAQRLAVLIAQARGMNPDRPRNLSRSVILKDDDA from the coding sequence ATGTCTGTCCAGGACGCCTCCCTCACCTCGGCCGAGATCGCCTCACAACCGGGCGTCTGGCGGCAAGCAGCCGCAGCGGGCGTCTCCCTCTCGCAGGGGCTGCCCCGTCGCGGTGAGCGTGTCGCGGTCATCGGCTGCGGCACCTCGTGGTTCATGGCCCACGCCTACGCCCGGTTGCGGGAAACGGGAGGGCATGGCGAGACCGACGCGTTCGCCGCCTCGGAGTTCCCCGGCCACCGCTCGTACGACCGGGTCCTGACCATCACCAGGTCCGGCACGACGACCGAGGTCCTGGAGGTGCTCGGCGCGCTGAAGGGCAACGTGGCGACCTGTGCACTGACCGCGGACCCGGCCACGCCGGTACTGCACGTCGCCGGCACCGTCACCGTCCTGGACTACGCGGACGAGGAGTCGGTCGTCCAGACCCGGTTCGCCACGAGCGCGCTGGTGCTGCTGCGGGCCCATCTGGAGGCGGAAGGCGCTCTGTCGGTGGGCGTGCGGCCGGTTGCCGACGCGATTGCCGACGCGGAGACGGCCCTCGCCGAACCGCTGGGTGAGGAGCTGACCGGCGGTGGGCAGTTCACGTTCCTCGGCACCGGCTGGACCTATGGTCTGGCCCTGGAGGCCGCGCTGAAGATGCGGGAGGCAGCGGGCGCCTGGACCGAGTCCTACCCCGCCATGGAGTACCGGCACGGACCGATCAGCATCTCCGGTCCCGGCCGCGCCACCTGGGTGTTCGGCCCGGTACCCAAGGGGCTGGCGGAGGACGTGGAGCACGTTGGCGGCACATTCGTCGCGCGCTCCGGCGACGCGGCGGGCGACATCGATCCGCTGGCGGACCTTGTGCGCGCCCAGCGGCTCGCCGTCCTCATCGCCCAGGCGCGGGGCATGAACCCGGACCGTCCCCGCAACCTCAGCCGCTCCGTGATCCTGAAGGACGACGATGCCTGA
- a CDS encoding carbohydrate ABC transporter permease has protein sequence MAQQTAAPDVRATAAHRPAHTPHAVPPRRGPRPRTVLVAAVAWLLAVVFLLPYAEMVITALRPADELRDPSYLPHHFEWANFIDVWHDSSLGANLRVTLLVAAGSTLLVLLVALPAAYYTARMRYRGRRLFLLLVLVTQMFQPTSLLVGLYREFYQLGMLNSVWTLILCNAAFNLAFAIWILTAYIGSIPVALEESAMIDGLGRVGALVRITLPLALPGVVTAMIFTFIAAWNEFVMGLTLSTVQESQPLTVGINSFIGNYTVQWNYLFAGSVIAIVPVVALFAFIERKVVSGLTAGSVK, from the coding sequence ATGGCCCAGCAGACCGCTGCCCCTGACGTCCGCGCCACCGCCGCGCACCGGCCTGCGCACACCCCCCATGCCGTCCCGCCCCGCCGCGGACCGCGTCCACGGACCGTCCTCGTCGCGGCCGTCGCCTGGCTGCTCGCCGTCGTCTTCCTGCTTCCGTACGCCGAGATGGTGATCACCGCGCTGCGTCCGGCCGACGAGCTGCGGGATCCGTCGTACCTGCCCCACCACTTCGAGTGGGCCAACTTCATCGACGTGTGGCACGACTCCAGCCTCGGTGCGAACCTGCGGGTGACCCTGCTCGTCGCCGCCGGCTCCACCCTGCTGGTTCTGCTGGTCGCCCTGCCGGCCGCGTACTACACGGCCCGTATGCGCTACCGCGGCCGCAGGCTGTTCCTGCTGCTGGTCCTGGTCACCCAGATGTTCCAGCCGACGTCCCTGCTGGTCGGCCTCTACCGCGAGTTCTACCAGCTCGGCATGCTCAACTCGGTGTGGACACTGATCCTGTGCAACGCCGCGTTCAACCTGGCGTTCGCCATCTGGATCCTGACCGCCTACATCGGCTCCATCCCGGTGGCGCTCGAGGAGTCCGCGATGATCGACGGGCTGGGCCGCGTCGGCGCGCTGGTCCGGATCACCCTGCCACTTGCCCTGCCCGGCGTGGTGACCGCGATGATCTTCACATTCATCGCGGCCTGGAACGAGTTCGTGATGGGGCTGACCTTGTCGACCGTGCAGGAGAGCCAGCCGCTCACCGTCGGCATCAACAGCTTCATCGGCAACTACACCGTGCAGTGGAACTACCTCTTCGCCGGATCGGTGATCGCCATCGTGCCCGTCGTCGCCCTCTTCGCCTTCATCGAGCGCAAGGTGGTCTCAGGCCTGACGGCCGGGTCCGTCAAGTAG